One genomic segment of Rhinopithecus roxellana isolate Shanxi Qingling chromosome 6, ASM756505v1, whole genome shotgun sequence includes these proteins:
- the PLCXD1 gene encoding PI-PLC X domain-containing protein 1 isoform X2 — translation MMAGTWGGQDVRKVWGRPGCQAQVAQGSPPMGGQVSTSSSFSNLRCRNANEDWMSALCPRLWDVPLHHLSIPGSHDTMTYCLNKKSPISHEESRLLQLLNKAFPCITRPVVLKWSVTQALDVTEQLDAGVRYLDLRIAHMLEGSEKNLHFVHMVYTTALVEDTLTEISEWLERHPREVVILACRNFEGLSEDLHEYLVACIKNIFGDMLCPRGELPTLRQLWSRGQQVIVSYEDESSLGRHCELWPGIPYWWGNTVKPEALLRYLETMKSCGRPGGLFVAGTNLTENLQYVLAHPSKSLEKMTLPNLPRLSAWVREQRPGPGSRCTNVIAGDFIGADSFVGDVIALNQKLLWC, via the exons ATGATGGCGGGAACGTGGGGCGGCCAGGATGTCAGGAAGGTGTGGGGGCGGCCAGGATGTCAGGCACAG GTTGCCCAGGGTTCACCTCCGATGGGCGGGCAGGTGAGCACTTCCAGCAGCTTCTCCAACCTGCGCTGCAGAAATGCCAACGAGGACTGGATGTCGGCACTGTGTCCCCGGCTCTGGGATGTGCCCCTCCACCACCTCTCCATCCCAG GGAGCCACGACACCATGACCTACTGCCTGAACAAGAAGTCCCCCATTTCGCACGAGGAGTCCcggctgctgcagctgctgaaCAAGGCCTTCCCCTGCATCACGCGCCCCGTGGTGCTGAAATGGTCCGTCACCCAG GCGCTGGACGTCACGGAGCAGCTGGATGCCGGGGTGCGGTACCTGGACCTGCGGATCGCTCACATGCTGGAAGGCTCGGAGAAGAATCTGCACTTCGTCCACATGGTGTACACAACGGCCCTGGTGGAG gacACGCTCACGGAAATCTCGGAGTGGCTGGAGCGGCACCCGCGTGAGGTGGTCATCCTGGCCTGCAGGAACTTCGAGGGGCTGAGCGAGGACCTGCACGAGTACCTGGTCGCCTGCATCAAGAATATTTTTGGGGACATGCTGTGTCCTCGTGGG GAGCTCCCGACGCTGCGGCAGCTGTGGTCCCGGGGCCAGCAGGTCATCGTCTCCTATGAGGACGAGAGCTCCCTGGGCCGGCACTGCGAGCTGTGGCCAGGAATCCCTTACTGGTGGGGAAACACGGTGAAGCCCGAGGCCCTCCTCCGATACCTGGAGACCATGAAGAGCTGCGGCCGCCCAG GAGGGTTGTTCGTGGCCGGCACCAACCTCACGGAGAACCTGCAGTACGTTCTGGCACACCCGTCCAAGTCCCTGGAGAAGATGACGCTGCCCAACCTTCCCCGGCTGAGCGCGTGGGTCCGAGAGCAGCGCCCGGGGCCGGGCTCACGGTGCACCAACGTCATCGCGGGCGACTTCATCGGAGCCGACAGCTTCGTCGGGGACGTCATCGCTCTCAACCAGAAGCTGCTTTGGTGCTGA
- the GTPBP6 gene encoding putative GTP-binding protein 6, translating into MWVLRAAVRPVLRLSRVGRGLPAPRAAAPSCPVRALAAAGHRGPGNLEGLWGGGRGLRADDGRSRAEDDEEEPEDADENAEEELLQGEPLLPAGTQRVCLVHPDVKWGPGKPQMTRAEWQVAEATALVHTLDGWSVVQTMVVSTKSPDRKLVFGKGNFQHLTEKIRGSPDITCIFLNVERMAAPTKKELEAAWGVEVFDRFTVVLHIFRCNARTKEARLQVALAEIPLHRSNLKQDVAHLHRGPGSRYIMGSGESFMQVQQRLLREKEAKIRKALDRLRKKRHLLRQQRMRQEFPVVSVVGYTNCGKTTLIKALTGDAAIQPRDQLFATLDVTAHAGALPSRMTVLYVDTIGFLSQLPHGLIESFSATLEDVAHSDLIMHVRDVSHPEAELQKRSVLSTLHSLQLPARLLDSMVEVHNKVDLVPGYSPTEPNAVPVSALLGHGLRELKAELNAAVLKATGRQILTLRVRLAGAQLSWLYKEATVQDVDVIPEDGAADVTVIISDSAYGKFRKLFPG; encoded by the exons ATGTGGGTCCTGCGGGCCGCCGTACGCCCGGTACTGCGGCTCTCCCGCGTGGGCCGCGGCCTCCCGGCTCCGAGGGCTGCCGCGCCGTCCTGTCCCGTGCGCGCGCTCGCCGCTGCCGGCCACAGGGGCCCCGGGAATCTGGAGGGGTTATGGGGCGGAGGGCGGGGTCTGCGGGCGGACGACGGCCGAAGCCGCGCGGAAGACGACGAGGAGGAGCCGGAAGATGCGGACGAGAACGCGGAGGAGGAGCTGCTGCAGGGAGAGCCTCTGCTGCCGGCGGGGACCCAGCGCGTGTGTCTGGTTCACCCTGACGTCAAGTGGGGCCCGGGGAAGCCGCAGATGACGCGAG CGGAGTGGCAGGTGGCGGAGGCCACAGCACTGGTGCACACGCTGGACGGCTGGTCCGTGGTGCAGACAATGGTCGTATCCACCAAATCACCGGACAGGAAGCTCGTCTTCGGCAAAGGAAACTTCCAACACCTGACAG AAAAGATCCGAGGGTCTCCAGACATCACGTGCATCTTCCTGAACGTGGAGAGGATGGCAGCCCCAACCAAG AAAGAACTGGAAGCCGCCTGGGGCGTGGAGGTGTTTGACCGCTTCACAGTTGTCCTGCACATTTTCCGCTGCAACGCCCGCACGAAGGAGGCCCGGCTTCAGGTGGCCCTGGCGGAGATCCCGCTGCACAG GTCGAACCTGAAACAGGACGTTGCCCACCTGCACCGGGGACCCGGCTCGCGCTACATCATGGGGTCAG GAGAGTCCTTCATGCAGGTGCAGCAGCGTCTCCTGAGAGAGAAGGAGGCCAAGATCCGGAAGGCCCTGGACAGGCTTCGTAAGAAGAGGCACCTCCTCCGGCAGCAGCGGATGAGGCAGGAGTTCCCCGTGGTCTCCGTGGTGGGGTACACCAACTGCG GAAAGACCACGCTGATCAAGGCGCTGACGGGCGATGCCGCCATCCAGCCGCGGGACCAGCTGTTTGCCACACTGGACGTCACGGCCCACGCGGGCGCGCTGCCCTCACGCATGACCGTCCTGTATGTGGACACCATCGGCTTCCTCTCCCAGCTGCCGCACGGCCTCATCGAGTCCTTCTCCGCCACCCTGGAAGACGTGGCCCACTCG GATCTCATCATGCACGTGAGGGACGTCAGCCACCCCGAGGCGGAGCTCCAGAAACGCAGCGTTCTGTCCACACTGCACAGCCTGCAGCTGCCCGCCCGGCTCCTGGACTCCATGGTGGAGGTTCACAACAAGGTGGACCTCGTGCCCGG GTACAGCCCCACAGAACCGAACGCCGTGCCCGTGTCTGCCCTGCTGGGCCACGGGCTCCGGGAGCTGAAGGCTGAGCTCAATGCGGCCGTTTTGAAGGCGACTGGGAGACAGATCCTCACTCTCCGCGTGAGGCTCGCCGGGGCCCAGCTCAG CTGGCTGTATAAGGAGGCCACAGTTCAGGACGTGGACGTGATCCCTGAGGACGGGGCGGCCGACGTGACGGTCATCATCAGCGACTCGGCCTACGGCAAATTCCGGAAGCTCTTTCCAGGATGA
- the PLCXD1 gene encoding PI-PLC X domain-containing protein 1 isoform X3: MGGQVSTSSSFSNLRCRNANEDWMSALCPRLWDVPLHHLSIPGSHDTMTYCLNKKSPISHEESRLLQLLNKAFPCITRPVVLKWSVTQALDVTEQLDAGVRYLDLRIAHMLEGSEKNLHFVHMVYTTALVEDTLTEISEWLERHPREVVILACRNFEGLSEDLHEYLVACIKNIFGDMLCPRGELPTLRQLWSRGQQVIVSYEDESSLGRHCELWPGIPYWWGNTVKPEALLRYLETMKSCGRPGGLFVAGTNLTENLQYVLAHPSKSLEKMTLPNLPRLSAWVREQRPGPGSRCTNVIAGDFIGADSFVGDVIALNQKLLWC, translated from the exons ATGGGCGGGCAGGTGAGCACTTCCAGCAGCTTCTCCAACCTGCGCTGCAGAAATGCCAACGAGGACTGGATGTCGGCACTGTGTCCCCGGCTCTGGGATGTGCCCCTCCACCACCTCTCCATCCCAG GGAGCCACGACACCATGACCTACTGCCTGAACAAGAAGTCCCCCATTTCGCACGAGGAGTCCcggctgctgcagctgctgaaCAAGGCCTTCCCCTGCATCACGCGCCCCGTGGTGCTGAAATGGTCCGTCACCCAG GCGCTGGACGTCACGGAGCAGCTGGATGCCGGGGTGCGGTACCTGGACCTGCGGATCGCTCACATGCTGGAAGGCTCGGAGAAGAATCTGCACTTCGTCCACATGGTGTACACAACGGCCCTGGTGGAG gacACGCTCACGGAAATCTCGGAGTGGCTGGAGCGGCACCCGCGTGAGGTGGTCATCCTGGCCTGCAGGAACTTCGAGGGGCTGAGCGAGGACCTGCACGAGTACCTGGTCGCCTGCATCAAGAATATTTTTGGGGACATGCTGTGTCCTCGTGGG GAGCTCCCGACGCTGCGGCAGCTGTGGTCCCGGGGCCAGCAGGTCATCGTCTCCTATGAGGACGAGAGCTCCCTGGGCCGGCACTGCGAGCTGTGGCCAGGAATCCCTTACTGGTGGGGAAACACGGTGAAGCCCGAGGCCCTCCTCCGATACCTGGAGACCATGAAGAGCTGCGGCCGCCCAG GAGGGTTGTTCGTGGCCGGCACCAACCTCACGGAGAACCTGCAGTACGTTCTGGCACACCCGTCCAAGTCCCTGGAGAAGATGACGCTGCCCAACCTTCCCCGGCTGAGCGCGTGGGTCCGAGAGCAGCGCCCGGGGCCGGGCTCACGGTGCACCAACGTCATCGCGGGCGACTTCATCGGAGCCGACAGCTTCGTCGGGGACGTCATCGCTCTCAACCAGAAGCTGCTTTGGTGCTGA
- the PLCXD1 gene encoding PI-PLC X domain-containing protein 1 isoform X1, with protein sequence MMAGTWGGQDGGNVWGRPGCQAQVAQGSPPMGGQVSTSSSFSNLRCRNANEDWMSALCPRLWDVPLHHLSIPGSHDTMTYCLNKKSPISHEESRLLQLLNKAFPCITRPVVLKWSVTQALDVTEQLDAGVRYLDLRIAHMLEGSEKNLHFVHMVYTTALVEDTLTEISEWLERHPREVVILACRNFEGLSEDLHEYLVACIKNIFGDMLCPRGELPTLRQLWSRGQQVIVSYEDESSLGRHCELWPGIPYWWGNTVKPEALLRYLETMKSCGRPGGLFVAGTNLTENLQYVLAHPSKSLEKMTLPNLPRLSAWVREQRPGPGSRCTNVIAGDFIGADSFVGDVIALNQKLLWC encoded by the exons ATGATGGCGGGAACGTGGGGCGGCCAGGATGGCGGGAACGTGTGGGGGCGGCCAGGATGTCAGGCACAG GTTGCCCAGGGTTCACCTCCGATGGGCGGGCAGGTGAGCACTTCCAGCAGCTTCTCCAACCTGCGCTGCAGAAATGCCAACGAGGACTGGATGTCGGCACTGTGTCCCCGGCTCTGGGATGTGCCCCTCCACCACCTCTCCATCCCAG GGAGCCACGACACCATGACCTACTGCCTGAACAAGAAGTCCCCCATTTCGCACGAGGAGTCCcggctgctgcagctgctgaaCAAGGCCTTCCCCTGCATCACGCGCCCCGTGGTGCTGAAATGGTCCGTCACCCAG GCGCTGGACGTCACGGAGCAGCTGGATGCCGGGGTGCGGTACCTGGACCTGCGGATCGCTCACATGCTGGAAGGCTCGGAGAAGAATCTGCACTTCGTCCACATGGTGTACACAACGGCCCTGGTGGAG gacACGCTCACGGAAATCTCGGAGTGGCTGGAGCGGCACCCGCGTGAGGTGGTCATCCTGGCCTGCAGGAACTTCGAGGGGCTGAGCGAGGACCTGCACGAGTACCTGGTCGCCTGCATCAAGAATATTTTTGGGGACATGCTGTGTCCTCGTGGG GAGCTCCCGACGCTGCGGCAGCTGTGGTCCCGGGGCCAGCAGGTCATCGTCTCCTATGAGGACGAGAGCTCCCTGGGCCGGCACTGCGAGCTGTGGCCAGGAATCCCTTACTGGTGGGGAAACACGGTGAAGCCCGAGGCCCTCCTCCGATACCTGGAGACCATGAAGAGCTGCGGCCGCCCAG GAGGGTTGTTCGTGGCCGGCACCAACCTCACGGAGAACCTGCAGTACGTTCTGGCACACCCGTCCAAGTCCCTGGAGAAGATGACGCTGCCCAACCTTCCCCGGCTGAGCGCGTGGGTCCGAGAGCAGCGCCCGGGGCCGGGCTCACGGTGCACCAACGTCATCGCGGGCGACTTCATCGGAGCCGACAGCTTCGTCGGGGACGTCATCGCTCTCAACCAGAAGCTGCTTTGGTGCTGA